A region of the Akkermansia muciniphila genome:
TTCCGCCTGTTCTACTGCGCAAAGGCTCCTTTCTCAAACGGCAAGACGCATTCAGCGCTCGCCTCCGGTTTCCGGGAATTATAGGCTTTCTCCAACCGCTCCTTTTTCCATGCCCTTCTCCGTCAGAATACTCCGGCTTTTAGGCGCCCTCCTGCTGGGCGCCTGCGCGCTCGGCGTGGCCGGCATCACCTGGGCGTACCTGATAGAACCCAATCTCCTGTTCGTCCGGGAAGTAGACTACCGCGTCCCCCAATGGAACGGACGGGGGAAACCCCTGAAAGTCGTTATTGCCGGGGACATTCACCTGATGCCTACAGCCTTTGATGAAGTGAGGGCCTTGCGCTATGTCCAGAGAATCATGCAGCTTAAACCGGACCTGATCCTGCTGGTGGGGGATTATGCCCGCGGAACCAGCACCAATGCCAGCATGAGCCCTTCCGCCGCAGGCCGGCTGCTTCACGGACTGGAAGCGCCCTATGGCGTATTCGCCATTCAGGGAAACCATGATTTCACCTTCGGCTGGAATAACTGGCGCAAGGAACTGACAGACGCCGGCATCACGGTTCTTGAGAATCAAAGCGTCCTCATCACGTTCAAGGACGGAAGACAGCTCCAGCTTTCCGGAATCCTGGACACCTCACGCAATTCCAAAAAACACCGCCCTC
Encoded here:
- a CDS encoding metallophosphoesterase, with the protein product MPFSVRILRLLGALLLGACALGVAGITWAYLIEPNLLFVREVDYRVPQWNGRGKPLKVVIAGDIHLMPTAFDEVRALRYVQRIMQLKPDLILLVGDYARGTSTNASMSPSAAGRLLHGLEAPYGVFAIQGNHDFTFGWNNWRKELTDAGITVLENQSVLITFKDGRQLQLSGILDTSRNSKKHRPQRQAPDIPHFLLSHRPEADHMLSHGDADIIISGHTHGGQIRLPFDLLWFEASPEHAQPYTYPWHISGGNTYLITKGLGTSTLPLRFNCPPEIYLLKLH